Proteins encoded in a region of the Rhodococcus sp. SBT000017 genome:
- the rplM gene encoding 50S ribosomal protein L13: MSTYAPKAGDTTRTWHVIDATDVVLGRLAVQAATLLRGKHKPTYAPNVDGGDFVVIINAEKVAISGNKLDGKFHHHHSGHPGGLKSRSTRQVLESNPDRLVEKAVVGMIPKNKLGSAIASKLKVYAGPNHPHAAQQPVPFEIKQVSQ; encoded by the coding sequence GTGTCTACTTACGCCCCGAAGGCCGGGGACACCACCCGGACGTGGCATGTGATCGACGCCACGGACGTCGTGCTCGGACGCCTCGCCGTCCAGGCCGCGACTCTGCTCCGCGGTAAGCACAAGCCCACCTACGCACCCAACGTCGACGGTGGCGACTTCGTCGTCATCATCAACGCCGAGAAGGTTGCCATCAGCGGCAACAAGCTCGACGGCAAGTTCCACCACCACCACTCCGGCCATCCGGGCGGTCTGAAGTCGCGCTCGACCCGTCAGGTCCTCGAGAGCAACCCCGATCGTCTCGTGGAGAAGGCCGTCGTCGGCATGATCCCCAAGAACAAGCTCGGTAGTGCCATCGCGAGCAAGCTGAAGGTCTACGCGGGACCGAACCACCCGCATGCCGCTCAGCAGCCCGTTCCGTTCGAGATCAAGCAGGTGTCCCAGTGA
- a CDS encoding type VII secretion-associated protein codes for MTNPSWRYAAVHLGYTEISVVATGGAFEGPRESVGSAFATVEGGRLVFGLSTAGDEIPPLLCIDDASIPVGSTVWDREAVLHGIVWSALQGAGVHDRLDVLEIAYPSTWGEQRSGIVRAMFATSANEVVLVETAEAALSWSGERAPSAAVVVEVGALDTSVVVLDESGAHGGDTGAILPFGTGDDDGWRRAVGEYVRSSVTHCPDEVYVVGAPRAGADLVVDHPTQWLTGLDVARSLYRRAGADIVPAPSVRAATTRSAAWLDEVTAPPRSRKKRRPPLLAAVGAAAAVIAIVCAAVYFTGQPPSSSDIAAAQPLSSVESPGATPSLVEPPLTTTPDVPTPVETMTFVSGRVSMRLPGTWTKVDDPDRMVLIPPTPPERRIVVTVADLLPGSTQEQVADELRSAIDARGPDSTIGSLEPTRDFGGRVGIAYTERPIDDSTVLWRVFVESDLQVSIGCQFEGEDATVIDAECGQATQTLEIVPAS; via the coding sequence TTGACGAACCCCTCGTGGCGTTATGCCGCAGTGCATCTGGGCTACACGGAGATCTCCGTCGTCGCCACGGGCGGAGCCTTCGAGGGCCCGAGAGAAAGCGTCGGATCGGCGTTCGCCACGGTGGAGGGTGGCCGTCTGGTGTTCGGCCTGAGCACGGCGGGGGACGAGATTCCGCCTCTGCTCTGCATCGACGATGCGTCGATACCGGTGGGGAGCACGGTGTGGGACCGGGAGGCGGTACTCCACGGAATCGTGTGGTCGGCCCTGCAGGGTGCGGGGGTGCACGACCGACTCGACGTGCTCGAGATCGCGTATCCGTCGACCTGGGGTGAGCAGCGCTCGGGCATCGTTCGCGCGATGTTTGCGACCTCGGCGAACGAGGTGGTGCTCGTGGAGACGGCCGAGGCCGCCCTGTCGTGGTCGGGTGAACGCGCGCCGTCCGCCGCAGTGGTCGTCGAAGTCGGGGCTCTCGATACGTCCGTCGTCGTCCTCGACGAATCGGGGGCGCACGGCGGAGACACCGGCGCGATCCTGCCGTTCGGTACGGGCGACGACGACGGTTGGCGACGAGCGGTCGGGGAGTACGTTCGGTCGTCGGTCACGCACTGCCCCGACGAGGTGTACGTGGTGGGGGCACCCCGCGCCGGAGCGGATCTCGTCGTCGATCACCCCACGCAATGGCTGACCGGACTCGATGTCGCCAGGTCGCTGTACCGGCGAGCAGGGGCGGATATCGTCCCGGCACCGTCGGTCCGTGCGGCGACGACGCGATCGGCGGCATGGCTCGACGAGGTCACCGCACCGCCGCGGTCCCGGAAGAAGCGGCGTCCACCACTGCTCGCGGCAGTGGGCGCCGCGGCAGCGGTCATCGCAATAGTCTGCGCAGCTGTGTATTTCACCGGACAGCCTCCGAGCAGTTCCGATATTGCTGCGGCGCAACCCTTGTCGTCTGTCGAATCCCCGGGTGCTACGCCGTCCCTCGTCGAACCGCCACTTACAACGACGCCCGATGTGCCGACGCCGGTCGAGACGATGACGTTCGTGTCCGGGCGGGTCTCGATGCGGTTGCCGGGTACCTGGACGAAGGTGGACGACCCGGACCGCATGGTGCTGATTCCGCCGACCCCGCCCGAGCGTCGGATCGTCGTCACCGTGGCCGACCTGTTGCCGGGTTCGACACAGGAGCAGGTTGCCGACGAGCTTCGGTCGGCCATCGATGCACGCGGGCCGGATTCCACCATCGGATCTCTCGAACCCACCCGCGATTTCGGCGGCCGCGTCGGGATCGCCTACACCGAGAGACCGATCGACGACTCGACGGTGCTCTGGCGCGTGTTCGTCGAGTCGGACCTACAGGTCAGTATCGGTTGCCAGTTCGAGGGAGAGGACGCGACGGTGATCGACGCCGAATGCGGGCAGGCAACGCAGACGTTGGAGATCGTCCCGGCGTCGTGA
- a CDS encoding TraR/DksA C4-type zinc finger protein, whose amino-acid sequence MTDFGAVLGAERSRAEHRLASLRAELTSVIEGSRFTTDDDEHDPEGSTIAFERAKIAALITDTESEIREIDAAVSRLTAGTYGSCERCGSEIPAIRLEALPAARRCMQCVRLR is encoded by the coding sequence GTGACGGACTTCGGAGCAGTACTGGGGGCCGAGCGGTCTCGTGCCGAGCATCGACTGGCGTCTCTTCGGGCCGAACTGACGTCGGTGATCGAAGGATCGCGGTTCACCACGGACGACGACGAGCACGATCCCGAGGGGTCGACGATCGCGTTCGAGCGAGCGAAGATCGCGGCGCTCATCACCGACACCGAATCCGAGATTCGTGAGATCGACGCGGCGGTCTCGCGGCTCACGGCCGGGACGTACGGTTCCTGTGAGCGGTGCGGAAGCGAGATCCCGGCGATCAGACTCGAGGCGCTGCCCGCTGCCCGTCGATGCATGCAGTGTGTGCGCCTGCGCTGA
- the rpsI gene encoding 30S ribosomal protein S9, with the protein MTAPEGNDVTSQENIEEIAADEFVAVEDPEVVSDIEAAAAPAPIVFDRPIQTVGRRKEAVARVRLSSGTGGFKLNGRTLEDYFPNKVHQQLIKAPLVLVDRAESFDIVALLHGGGPSGQAGALRLAISRALIELAPDDRPPLKAAGYLTRDARAVERKKYGLKKARKASQYSKR; encoded by the coding sequence GTGACGGCGCCGGAGGGAAATGACGTGACGTCGCAGGAGAACATCGAAGAGATCGCCGCCGACGAGTTCGTGGCAGTCGAAGATCCCGAGGTGGTCTCGGACATCGAAGCTGCGGCCGCTCCGGCCCCGATCGTGTTCGATCGCCCGATCCAGACCGTCGGTCGCCGTAAGGAAGCCGTCGCTCGCGTTCGGTTGTCCTCGGGCACCGGCGGATTCAAGCTCAACGGCCGCACCCTGGAGGATTACTTCCCCAACAAGGTGCACCAGCAGCTGATCAAGGCTCCGCTCGTTCTGGTGGACCGCGCAGAGTCCTTCGACATCGTCGCGCTGCTGCACGGTGGCGGACCGTCGGGACAGGCAGGCGCACTGCGTCTGGCCATCTCGCGCGCACTGATCGAACTCGCACCCGACGATCGCCCGCCGCTCAAGGCCGCGGGCTACCTCACGCGTGACGCGCGTGCAGTCGAGCGCAAGAAGTACGGCCTGAAGAAGGCCCGTAAGGCGTCGCAGTACTCCAAGCGCTGA
- a CDS encoding WXG100 family type VII secretion target has product MGYPGGPEATGSSNGVTVTPQELVAAGATIEGLSVSINASNSAVRSIVEQTAEAWVGKAGKSFQDVMAQWDTSAQKMRSALEQISADIKTNGHGYSDADDDNVSAVNQVAGSLNSGLSSFK; this is encoded by the coding sequence GTGGGATATCCAGGGGGACCGGAAGCTACGGGTTCGTCGAACGGCGTCACGGTCACACCGCAGGAGCTCGTCGCTGCAGGAGCCACGATCGAAGGTCTGAGCGTGTCGATCAACGCGTCCAATTCGGCCGTTCGCTCGATCGTCGAGCAGACCGCCGAGGCGTGGGTCGGCAAGGCAGGCAAGTCCTTCCAGGACGTCATGGCCCAGTGGGACACCAGTGCGCAGAAGATGCGGAGTGCGCTCGAGCAGATCTCCGCGGACATCAAGACCAACGGCCACGGTTACTCGGACGCCGACGACGACAACGTGTCGGCCGTGAACCAGGTGGCCGGATCCCTGAACTCGGGACTGTCCTCGTTCAAGTGA
- a CDS encoding WXG100 family type VII secretion target, protein MKYDFAQIAALTEAMNKQANVTKDLLGDVDSTAKRLYQSWEGDAMTSYYELQRQWTSASDELNLILSSLVAAARTGGETMHGVEMANKARMAR, encoded by the coding sequence ATGAAATACGACTTCGCGCAGATCGCGGCGCTGACCGAGGCGATGAACAAGCAGGCGAACGTGACCAAGGACCTGCTCGGGGACGTGGACAGCACCGCGAAGCGGCTCTACCAGTCCTGGGAGGGTGACGCGATGACGTCCTACTACGAGCTGCAGCGTCAGTGGACCTCTGCATCCGACGAGCTCAACCTCATTCTGTCGAGCCTCGTCGCGGCCGCCCGAACCGGTGGCGAGACGATGCACGGCGTCGAGATGGCGAACAAGGCGCGGATGGCTCGCTGA